Genomic window (Candidatus Nitrosocosmicus franklandus):
AGGATTTTTAGTATACAATGCAATATTTGCTGCTTCAAACCTTATACTTGTGATTTGAGCTTCCTTGGGGATTGATTTTAATATCCGCTCTTCAAATGATTCCTCCGCTACATATGAAGTCTTTTCATTTCTCAAGTTTGAAGGTGTTTCTACTTGATTGCTATCCGTTTCATTCTTCTTACTTATAACTTTCTTTTCGGGAATCAATTTCTTACATATTTCCTTAAATTATTAACCATATCGAAAAAATCAGGTATATTTTATCTAAAGGAACTTGATTATTTATATTTTGAGTTTTATAAACTTCTACCTAGTTCTTGATCTTGTTCTATCTAAAACTATTTTTTCAGAAATACTCTTTAACAATGCATTTTTATTTAACCCCCTTTTTTCTACCATCACATACCCAGATTTAATATGAGCTCTCTTCGGAAATCGAGCTCCATCGTTGATATGCTCCTTGTCAATAGTGTAACCTAATGATTTGATCGCGTTGACTAGCTCCGAAACCTGGGGATCATAAACAGCAAACGATCTAGATACTTTTCTGCCTTTTTCCCGAGACAAATTTTTGTTAAAATAATCTAACCAAATTATTACACTATCGTAATCCTTCATACTCCAATGATTTTGACATTGTCAGACCATTAAGGTTTTCTCCTACAAATTTAGCAAAATAATGCCTACTTGTTCGCAATTGTTAATTCACAAGTACTAACTATAGGATTATAGATTCGCAAATCTTCACACATACGCTTTATCTTATCTAACGCATCCTGATTGTCGCGAGCCAAAACCTTAATAGATAAAGATTTAGCTGATCGTACTGAAAGAATATCTTGGTAACCCTCCTTTAGAATTAAGTCTTTGAGAACAGTTTCACCCTCAGGGTCATTGAGAAATGGTTTGTTACTAATTGTTACTATTACCTGAATAATGCGTTTTTCTTGGCTGGAAATCATATAATTACTAACGAAAAAGTCAAATATATATATAGAAGCTTTTAAGTAAAGGTTTCATCTGATCTTAAAAAATGGTCATGTAGCTCAGCCTGGCAGAGCGAAGGTTTTGTAAACCTTAGGTCGCGGGTTCAAATCCCGTCATGACCTGCTGTATTCAATTATTAAATAAATTTAATTGATTCATTTGATAGCTTTATTTGACAGAATGATTTGTAAGTGATTGTGATATTGATCATTTGACTATGGAATTGTTGGGAGAAATTCTTCATTTTTCTAAGAGTGGCCGGTTTATAGTAAAAATAGATCAAAACCGAAAAAACCCACAACCTGGGTTGATTGTATATAATAATGAAAAGAAGATTGGTAAAATATTAGAGTTGATAGGTCCAGTGAGTTCACCTTACGCGTCAGTAGCCCCATTTATTCAGCCCAGAAATAAGACCGTGGGTATAAGAGTATATACAAATCCAATAGATAACAAATTCAAATCAGCTAAATCCAGAAATTCCTTCAAACGAAATAAGAAATAGGCGATAGAAAATGTACAATAATTTAGACTTAAGAAATACTTGCCCTGAATGTGATTCAGCTATAATACAAGATATTGTAAAAGGAGAATTCATTTGCAGCATATGTGGTTATGTTTTGCAGGATAACCTCGAGGATTTTGGTCAGGATTCTTTCTCAAACGATTCTTCAAATAGGACTAAAAATATTCGTGCGAGCGGTGTTAATAGCATATCTTATCATGATTTTGGCCTTCATACAGAAATTGATAATCAATTTAGAGATTATACAGGGAAACATTTTAAAGAAAATTCAAAAAAATCTATTCTCAGTCTTAGAAAATGGAACAGTATAATTAGAATTTCCAGTTCAAAGGAGAGAAGGCTTTCAAATGTACTAAGTAGGATAAATGAAATCACTTCGCTACTTTCCGTCCCAAAGGTTGTGTGTGAAACGGCGGCATTATTATATCGAAACTATGAAAGTAAATGCGATACCAAGGGAAAATCTACTTCCTGTATGGCAGCTGCTTCAGTTTATTATGCTTGTAAAGTTTGCAGGGTTCTGAGGTCATTAAACGAAATAGTTCGTTGCAGTAATTCGATCGAACATTCAAATGATAATCAAAAACTTGCCTCAAAATATTACCGAGCAATGGTTATGGTATGTGAGAATGAGGAACATTTGAGCCAACATCAACCAGAACAACAGAACAAAATCACAGACTATATAGTCGCACCAGTACAAGCTCGCAGTTCAATCAAAACCAACCATAGCATATCAAACCTACAATCGATTAGTATTAATCAATATATTTCTAAACTCGCCAATATTGCGAAATTTGATATAAAAATAGAGAGATTGGCATTAGATATAGCAAAGAAAACTGAAAATCACATGCTATCGGATGGAAAATCACCTAATGGGATTGCAGCCGCATATATATACTTGGCATCCGTGTTGCTTGGAATTAACATTCTCCAGATGGATATATCTAGACTTGCAGGTGTTACTGAAGTCACCATCCGCAACAGATGTAAGGATATATTAACTTGCTTTAAAATCGTCCTTAAAGTTAAGCCATCCTTAAAAGTATAAATTATGTCAAAATTCAAGATATTTGTTCCATAATGGGTGGTAATAAAAAGAAGCCAAGCCAATCTAACGCAAGTAAATCGCAAGAAAATAAAGGAAACAAAAAAGAAGAAACAAAAAAAATCCCAAAGACACAACAGAAACAGAGGTTATCTGTATTGATAGAAGACGCTCAGGGGCTCAAAACATTAGATTCTATGAAAGCTATTACAGTACAATCTTTAGCCCGATCACTGGGAGTAAAAATTTCAGTCGCAAATAATTATTTAAGAAATTTAGAAAATAAAAACATTGTAAAAATGGTTGGAGGTTATAGTGGACATAGAATTTATCAAAAAATAAAATAGTAGATTTTTAGTGCACTATTCTTCCAATTTTCTTATGGTCAGAATATCTCCGGGCTTCGCATATAATAAGAGATCTATATTTGCTGAAGTGATATTGCCTAGTAAGCTGAATTTTTGTCCAACGAGATAATCCTTCAAAAAAATCGTTATAAAATTTCCAGAAGGAGAAAATGCAATGTCCCCTCTGTTGAAGGAATCACGAGGCTTTTCAATTCCGATATCTAGATCCGTCTTTACATAAATAAATTTATCATCATACTTATAGATTAGTCCTGAAATCGGCATCCTTTTTAGTAATTTGTTAATTGTTAGAGGCGACAAATGTCTAATAAACTCTGCATCAAGTACCTTTTCATCACAAATTAG
Coding sequences:
- a CDS encoding MarR family transcriptional regulator, whose product is MGGNKKKPSQSNASKSQENKGNKKEETKKIPKTQQKQRLSVLIEDAQGLKTLDSMKAITVQSLARSLGVKISVANNYLRNLENKNIVKMVGGYSGHRIYQKIK
- a CDS encoding phosphoribosylformylglycinamidine synthase subunit PurS, with product MISSQEKRIIQVIVTISNKPFLNDPEGETVLKDLILKEGYQDILSVRSAKSLSIKVLARDNQDALDKIKRMCEDLRIYNPIVSTCELTIANK
- a CDS encoding H/ACA ribonucleoprotein complex subunit GAR1, which codes for MTMELLGEILHFSKSGRFIVKIDQNRKNPQPGLIVYNNEKKIGKILELIGPVSSPYASVAPFIQPRNKTVGIRVYTNPIDNKFKSAKSRNSFKRNKK
- a CDS encoding transcription initiation factor IIB, with amino-acid sequence MYNNLDLRNTCPECDSAIIQDIVKGEFICSICGYVLQDNLEDFGQDSFSNDSSNRTKNIRASGVNSISYHDFGLHTEIDNQFRDYTGKHFKENSKKSILSLRKWNSIIRISSSKERRLSNVLSRINEITSLLSVPKVVCETAALLYRNYESKCDTKGKSTSCMAAASVYYACKVCRVLRSLNEIVRCSNSIEHSNDNQKLASKYYRAMVMVCENEEHLSQHQPEQQNKITDYIVAPVQARSSIKTNHSISNLQSISINQYISKLANIAKFDIKIERLALDIAKKTENHMLSDGKSPNGIAAAYIYLASVLLGINILQMDISRLAGVTEVTIRNRCKDILTCFKIVLKVKPSLKV
- a CDS encoding cyclophilin-like family protein, coding for MPSSVESVSRIRLQILICDEKVLDAEFIRHLSPLTINKLLKRMPISGLIYKYDDKFIYVKTDLDIGIEKPRDSFNRGDIAFSPSGNFITIFLKDYLVGQKFSLLGNITSANIDLLLYAKPGDILTIRKLEE
- a CDS encoding signal recognition particle subunit SRP19/SEC65 family protein — protein: MKDYDSVIIWLDYFNKNLSREKGRKVSRSFAVYDPQVSELVNAIKSLGYTIDKEHINDGARFPKRAHIKSGYVMVEKRGLNKNALLKSISEKIVLDRTRSRTR